From Cellulomonas oligotrophica, a single genomic window includes:
- a CDS encoding glycoside hydrolase domain-containing protein, with protein MFDQVDPFIGTEATSLPAPSGLAATWWWPKPQVGNTHPGATYPFGMVSACAYSGAYPTGYGRYDLSTEGLPPVLHDRQVASGFTHFQQSGTGAIRKYYNYFRVTPMLRPLDDLGQTWDVLEEEASPGYYAATLGSGIRAEITVGPKSAVHRYTFPAHQDARLVIDFSLGGLDIPYGRTVPLRAHLGSVAPGVAEGEIVVEGAPLAVHVECDAPHWRQMLWYDRRLMPGGTRLDFDRIRPTTLRPFGLMWAGPTEAGQTVELRFGFSLRGVDQAHETLVAECGPGPDTFDSRRQRTETVWRQHLDKVVVDTPSSEKRTVMATALYHSLIKPCLAMDESPFWPTPGPFAFDLSTMWDIYRTHLPLMTALVPERSVELANALLQIAEEEGNFPIGYRMARGADRFSRQGSALAHTFLADLCALGLPGVDWDWALVHMHNDLRRTYGEDFLLRGKAHPISHTLDIAFGYWCTAVVAGRVGDRTLVDQFGPLAARWVNAYASDGLLADSTFYEGGKWNYSFRLMHDMAARIALTGGDGPFVDMLDRFFGFGADPVVQPGLAPGLDELTAGYALDRFEGLNNEPDMEAPWAYMYAGRPDRTAQVVHDVVQQQFSTGRGGLPGNDDSGGLSSWYVWATLGLFPVAGQNTYLVNAPAWREARIDVGDRPLAIETTGFVEPEPGGPAQYVQQVHLDGEPLDRPYLTGAELHSGGRLLIALGPEPSRWGTTHRPPSAPTPHGAGRHT; from the coding sequence ATGTTCGACCAGGTCGACCCGTTCATCGGCACGGAGGCGACGAGCCTGCCCGCGCCCTCGGGCCTCGCCGCGACGTGGTGGTGGCCCAAGCCGCAGGTCGGCAACACGCACCCGGGGGCCACGTACCCGTTCGGGATGGTGTCGGCGTGCGCGTACTCGGGGGCGTACCCCACGGGGTACGGGCGGTACGACCTGTCGACGGAGGGCCTGCCGCCGGTGCTGCACGACCGGCAGGTGGCCAGCGGGTTCACGCACTTCCAGCAGTCGGGCACGGGCGCGATCCGCAAGTACTACAACTACTTCCGGGTCACGCCGATGCTGCGGCCGCTGGACGACCTGGGGCAGACGTGGGACGTGCTGGAGGAGGAGGCGTCGCCCGGGTACTACGCGGCGACGCTGGGCTCGGGCATCCGCGCGGAGATCACGGTCGGCCCGAAGTCGGCGGTGCACCGGTACACGTTCCCCGCGCACCAGGACGCGCGCCTCGTCATCGACTTCTCGCTCGGCGGGCTCGACATCCCGTACGGGCGCACGGTGCCGCTGCGCGCGCACCTGGGGTCGGTGGCTCCGGGGGTCGCGGAGGGCGAGATCGTCGTCGAGGGTGCGCCGCTGGCGGTGCACGTGGAGTGCGACGCCCCGCACTGGCGGCAGATGCTCTGGTACGACCGTCGGCTCATGCCGGGCGGCACGCGCCTGGACTTCGACCGGATCCGGCCGACGACGCTGCGGCCGTTCGGGCTGATGTGGGCGGGGCCGACGGAGGCGGGGCAGACCGTCGAGCTGCGGTTCGGGTTCTCGCTGCGGGGCGTGGACCAGGCGCACGAGACGCTCGTCGCGGAGTGCGGGCCGGGGCCGGACACGTTCGACTCCCGCCGCCAGCGCACCGAGACGGTGTGGCGCCAGCACCTCGACAAGGTCGTCGTCGACACCCCGTCGTCGGAGAAGCGCACGGTCATGGCGACGGCGCTGTACCACTCGCTGATCAAGCCGTGCCTGGCGATGGACGAGTCGCCGTTCTGGCCCACGCCGGGGCCGTTCGCGTTCGACCTGTCGACGATGTGGGACATCTACCGCACGCACCTGCCGCTGATGACGGCGCTGGTGCCGGAGCGGTCGGTGGAGCTCGCGAACGCGCTGCTGCAGATCGCCGAGGAGGAGGGCAACTTCCCCATCGGGTACCGCATGGCGCGCGGCGCGGACCGGTTCTCCCGGCAGGGCTCGGCGCTGGCGCACACCTTCCTGGCGGACCTGTGCGCCCTCGGGCTGCCGGGCGTCGACTGGGACTGGGCGCTGGTGCACATGCACAACGACCTGCGGCGCACGTACGGCGAGGACTTCCTGCTGCGCGGCAAGGCGCACCCGATCAGCCACACCCTCGACATCGCGTTCGGGTACTGGTGCACAGCCGTCGTCGCGGGGCGGGTGGGCGACCGCACGCTGGTCGACCAGTTCGGGCCGCTGGCGGCGCGCTGGGTCAACGCGTACGCGTCGGACGGGCTGCTCGCGGACTCGACGTTCTACGAGGGCGGCAAGTGGAACTACTCGTTCCGGCTGATGCACGACATGGCCGCGCGCATCGCCCTCACCGGCGGCGACGGGCCGTTCGTCGACATGCTCGACCGGTTCTTCGGGTTCGGCGCCGACCCCGTCGTGCAGCCGGGCCTGGCGCCCGGGCTCGACGAGCTGACCGCCGGGTACGCCCTCGACCGGTTCGAGGGTCTGAACAACGAGCCCGACATGGAGGCCCCCTGGGCGTACATGTACGCCGGGCGGCCCGACCGGACCGCGCAGGTCGTCCACGACGTCGTCCAGCAGCAGTTCTCCACGGGCCGCGGCGGGCTTCCCGGCAACGACGACTCCGGCGGGTTGTCGTCCTGGTACGTGTGGGCCACCCTGGGTCTGTTCCCCGTCGCGGGGCAGAACACGTACCTCGTCAACGCACCGGCGTGGCGCGAGGCACGCATCGACGTCGGCGACCGCCCGCTGGCGATCGAGACCACCGGGTTCGTCGAGCCCGAGCCGGGCGGTCCCGCGCAGTACGTGCAGCAGGTCCACCTCGACGGCGAGCCCCTGGACCGGCCGTACCTCACCGGCGCCGAGCTGCACTCCGGCGGCCGTCTGCTCATCGCCCTCGGGCCGGAGCCGTCCCGCTGGGGCACCACGCACCGACCACCGAGCGCGCCCACGCCGCACGGCGCGGGGCGCCACACCTGA
- a CDS encoding MFS transporter, which yields MTDPQPAAPATSRTHRLDALPVTRRHLRLLTGSGVGWLFDAMDVGLISYVIAQLVVVWRVPAAELSWVASAGFLGMAVGATLGGLLADRVGRRQVFALTLLVYGLATGASALAGSVAVLLVLRFVVGLGLGAELPVASTLVSEFAPPRIRGRAVVVLESFWAVGWILAALVGYLVVPLGDDGWRWALALGAAPALYAVVVRRGLPESVRFLEQRGRHDEAEQVVAAFEGSRAVGHDGRTGAQVRDAAAGDARVDAAPPVDAPADVPADAPTTARARLAALWAPGARRSTAALWLVWFTVNFSYYGAFIWLPSLLHADGHTLVRSFEFTLIITLGQLPGYAAAAFLVETWGRRRTLAAFLVGSAVAAGLFAVASGDGQIIGAGLLLSFFNLGAWGALYAVTPELYPTAVRTTGAGWAAGVGRIASIVAPLAVPPLRDLGGTGLLFGVFAAVFVIAAAGALALPERAGSRLD from the coding sequence GTGACCGACCCGCAGCCCGCCGCGCCCGCGACCAGCCGCACGCACCGCCTCGACGCGCTGCCTGTCACCCGCCGGCACCTGCGCCTGCTCACGGGCTCCGGCGTCGGCTGGCTCTTCGACGCCATGGACGTCGGCCTCATCTCCTACGTCATCGCCCAGCTCGTCGTCGTGTGGCGCGTCCCCGCCGCCGAGCTGTCGTGGGTCGCGTCCGCCGGGTTCCTCGGCATGGCCGTCGGCGCCACCCTCGGCGGGCTGCTCGCCGACCGCGTGGGCCGCCGGCAGGTCTTCGCGCTGACCCTGCTGGTCTACGGGCTCGCGACGGGTGCGTCCGCGCTCGCGGGGTCGGTCGCGGTGCTGCTGGTGCTGCGGTTCGTCGTCGGGCTGGGCCTGGGCGCCGAGCTGCCCGTGGCGTCGACGCTGGTCAGCGAGTTCGCGCCGCCGCGCATCCGTGGGCGCGCCGTCGTCGTCCTCGAGTCGTTCTGGGCCGTGGGCTGGATCCTCGCCGCGCTCGTCGGGTACCTCGTCGTGCCGCTGGGCGACGACGGGTGGCGGTGGGCGCTCGCGCTCGGCGCGGCGCCGGCGCTGTACGCCGTGGTCGTGCGGCGCGGGCTGCCGGAGTCCGTGCGGTTCCTCGAGCAGCGCGGCCGGCACGACGAGGCCGAGCAGGTGGTGGCCGCGTTCGAGGGCTCGCGGGCCGTCGGGCACGACGGGCGCACGGGCGCCCAGGTGCGCGACGCGGCCGCCGGGGACGCGCGCGTGGACGCAGCGCCGCCCGTCGACGCGCCCGCCGACGTCCCTGCCGACGCGCCGACGACCGCCCGGGCCCGGCTCGCGGCGCTGTGGGCACCGGGGGCGCGGCGCAGCACCGCCGCGCTCTGGCTCGTCTGGTTCACCGTGAACTTCTCGTACTACGGCGCGTTCATCTGGCTGCCGTCGCTCCTGCACGCCGACGGGCACACGCTCGTCCGGTCGTTCGAGTTCACCCTGATCATCACCCTGGGCCAGCTGCCCGGGTACGCCGCGGCAGCCTTCCTCGTCGAGACGTGGGGACGACGGCGCACGCTGGCCGCGTTCCTCGTGGGCTCCGCCGTCGCCGCCGGGCTGTTCGCCGTCGCGTCCGGCGACGGGCAGATCATCGGCGCCGGCCTGCTGCTGTCGTTCTTCAACCTCGGCGCTTGGGGCGCGCTCTACGCCGTGACGCCCGAGCTCTACCCGACGGCCGTGCGCACCACGGGCGCGGGCTGGGCGGCCGGGGTGGGGCGGATCGCGTCCATCGTCGCGCCGCTGGCCGTGCCGCCGTTGCGGGACCTCGGCGGCACCGGGCTGCTGTTCGGGGTGTTCGCGGCCGTGTTCGTCATCGCCGCCGCCGGTGCGCTCGCGCT